In one Magallana gigas chromosome 7, xbMagGiga1.1, whole genome shotgun sequence genomic region, the following are encoded:
- the LOC105347432 gene encoding TATA box-binding protein-like 1, whose translation MTEVGERLPLESQGIEQVTNSQNILESENGNSAEFNGFIPEEEPPTIDIIINNVVCSFNTRCHLNLRSIAMEGSHVEYRREQSMVNMKIRRPYTTATIWSSGKIVCTGATSEEESKIAARKFARKLQRLGYKVTFTNFRVVNVLGTCGMPFRIKIAGFSQKHPKDASYEPELHPGVTYKIKDPKATLKIFSTGSITVTAPCVANVQAAIEHIFPLVSEFKAEDREIVDKNLVAQEMKFIKKQRGSLQPAKPVSRFEEYQEVEMYDTDCSDEEFDSDESQD comes from the exons ATGACGGAGGTTGGGGAACGCCTTCCGCTGGAATCTCAAGGGATAGAGCAGGTCACGAACTCTCAGAACATTCTGGAATCCGAAAATGGAAATTCTGCTGAGTTCAATGGCTTCATTCCAGAGGAGGAACCCCCAACAATTGACATCATCATCAACAATGTCGTCTGTAGTTTTAACACAAGATGTCATCTCAATCTTAGAAGTATTGCAATGGAAGGTTCACATGTTGAATACAGGAGAGAACAATCG ATGGTTAACATGAAAATCCGAAGACCGTACACAACAGCAACCATATGGTCCTCAGGGAAAATTGTTTGTACTGGAGCCACAag TGAAGAAGAATCAAAGATTGCTGCTAGGAAATTTGCCCGCAAGTTACAACGTTTAGGGTATAAAGTAACTTTCACCAACTTCAGGGTAGTAAATGTGCTGGGAACATGTGGCATGCCATTTCGTATTAAAATTGCTGGCTTTTCACAAAAGCATCCAAAGGATGCAAG TTATGAACCAGAGTTACATCCAGGAGTaacttataaaataaaagacCCTAAAGCAAcactcaaaatattttccacagGAAGCATAACTGTTACAG CCCCATGTGTCGCAAATGTCCAAGCTGCCATAGAACATATTTTTCCTTTAGTGTCTGAATTTAAAGCTGAAGATAGAgaaattgtagataaaaaccTTGTAGCTCAAGAAATGAAATTCATAAAGAAACAACGAGGATCACTTCAGCCCGCAAAACCTGTATCGAGATTCGAAGAATACCAGGAAGTGGAAATGTACGACACAGATTGCTCAGATGAAGAGTTCGACAGTGACGAAAGTCAGGATTGA